Proteins found in one Fusarium oxysporum Fo47 chromosome V, complete sequence genomic segment:
- a CDS encoding peptidase M16 inactive domain-containing protein — translation MLRPFTQCLPTRARAPCSRVLGQASKLSLARRSMATVHVKGIEKDPTELDRVTTLPNGLRVASEALPGSFAGVGVYIEGGSRFENDSLRGVSHIMDRLAFKSTSKRSADDMLEQVEALGGNIQCASSRESMMYQAATFNNAVPPTIELLAETIRDPQITEEEVAEQIETARYEIREIWSKPELILPELVHTAAFKDNTLGNPLLCPEERLGVIDRNTVLAYRDLFYRPERMVVAYAGVEHGEAVRLTEKFFGDMKKGSEQVQEITGSETSESELSDSEASSSSASSSPQSSSGLLSRFFKHTPSASQNLQNLPSQNDITKPSKYTGGFLSLPAQPPNLSGLPTFTHIHLAFEGLPVASDDIYALATLQTLLGGGGSFSAGGPGKGMYSRLYTNVLNQHGWVESCMAFNHSYTDSGLFGISASCLPGRTANMLDVMCQELRALTLTTGFSRLQETEVARAKNQLRSSLLMNLESRMVELEDLGRSIQVHGRKIPVKDMCRRIENLTVDDLRRVAKMVVGGKVKNPGGGSGAPTVVLQEAQAYGVSSHSMSWDQIQDRIDSWKLGST, via the exons ATGCTTCGTCCGTTTACTCAGTGCCTGCCAACCAGGGCCCGGGCGCCATGCTCCCGGGTCTTGGGGCAGGCTTCCAAGCTTTCGCTGGCGCGGAGATCTATGGCTACCGTTCATGTGAAGGGGATTGAGAAG GACCCTACAGAACTCGACCGAGTCACAACACTTCCCAATGGCCTACGAGTTGCATCAGAAGCCCTCCCCGGATCGTTCGCTGGTGTAGGTGTCTATATTGAAGGCGGCTCTCGATTCGAAAACGACTCTCTCCGCGGCGTATCTCATATCATGGACCGTCTCGCTTTCAAGTCCACATCGAAGCGCTCCGCAGACGATATGCTTGAACAGGTCGAGGCTCTAGGTGGAAACATTCAATGTGCCTCTTCAAGAGAGAGCATGATGTACCAAGCCGCTACCTTTAACAACGCTGTTCCCCCGACCATCGAACTCCTCGCCGAAACGATTCGCGATCCTCAAATTACGGAGGAGGAGGTAGCAGAGCAGATCGAGACCGCGCGATATGAAATTCGAGAGATTTGGAGCAAGCCCGAACTTATCTTGCCTGAGCTGGTGCACACTGCTGCGTTCAAGGACAACACGCTCGGAAACCCATTGCTGTGCCCGGAGGAGAGATTAGGTGTTATTGACAGAAATACTGTCTTGGCGTACCGAGATCTCTTCTACCGACCTGAGAGAATGGTCGTGGCTTATGCTGGAGTCGAGCACGGAGAGGCTGTCCGATTGACAGAAAAGTTCTTCGGTGATATGAAGAAGGGTAGCGAACAGGTTCAAGAGATCACTGGCTCTGAGACAAGTGAGAGTGAACTATCGGATAGCGAAGccagctcatcctcagcgTCTTCATCACCACAGTCCTCCTCAGGTCTCCTCTCACGATTCTTCAAGCACACTCCCTCCGCCTCTCAAAACCTTCAAAACCTCCCCTCCCAAAACGACATCACAAAGCCCTCTAAATACACCGGGGGCTTCCTCTCACTCCCCGCTCAACCACCTAATCTGAGTGGCCTCCCCACATTCACACATATTCACCTCGCTTTCGAGGGTCTACCCGTGGCTTCTGATGACATATATGCCCTCGCCACGCTTCAGACTCTCCTTGGTGGTGGCGGATCTTTCTCTGCTGGTGGACCCGGTAAGGGCATGTACTCTCGTCTGTACACCAATGTCCTGAACCAGCATGGCTGGGTTGAGTCATGCATGGCATTCAACCACTCCTACACTGATTCCGGTCTCTTCGGTATTTCAGCAAGCTGTCTTCCTGGCCGTACCGCCAACATGCTCGACGTTATGTGCCAAGAGCTCCGTGCTCTGACCCTTACAACAGGTTTCTCACGCCTACAAGAGACCGAGGTTGCTCGTGCGAAGAACCAGTTGCGATCCAGTCTCCTAATGAACTTAGAGAGCCGTAtggttgagcttgaagatctcggcCGTTCCATCCAGGTCCATGGTCGCAAGATCCCTGTCAAGGATATGTGCCGTCGCATTGAGAACCTTACAGTGGATGACCTTCGCCGTGTGGCTAAGATGGTCGTCGGCGGCAAGGTGAAGAACCCTGGTGGCGGAAGCGGTGCCCCTACCGTGGTGCTTCAGGAAGCTCAGGCATATGGCGTGAGCAGCCACTCGATGAGCTGGGATCAGATTCAAGATCGTATCGACAGCTGGAAGCTTGGCAGCACATAG